One genomic segment of Polyodon spathula isolate WHYD16114869_AA chromosome 17, ASM1765450v1, whole genome shotgun sequence includes these proteins:
- the LOC121329647 gene encoding B2 bradykinin receptor-like has translation MVVNTSEGVVQNPNPASYPDSNLLNSSDCPSHREWGWLYTMQPAFMAVICVLGVVGNAFVLCVFCLRKKCCTVAEIYLGNLAATDLVMVSCLPFWAVTVANKFNWEFGELLCRLVNVAISLNLYCSLMFLVLVSIDRYLALVKTMSTGRIRHVTWAKVICLCIWAFGFLMSMPVLLFRTVKYFPELNITACYLAYPHDAWRVRYMVTNMIGFLIPVVVIAFCSYHMIKALNNNVMKKFSSVRKEKKAAHLILAVLLVFFFCWLPFQSVMFLDALYFFKIISGCLWEEVLDVGIQISTYIAYSNSCLNPILYVFVGKHFRKNAKDMFKQILRKGTNAKGSQSSQAVSSMKTHVSNV, from the coding sequence ATGGTTGTAAACACTTCAGAGGGTGTTGTCCAAAACCCAAATCCAGCAAGCTATCCTGACAGCAACCTTTTGAATTCAAGTGACTGCCCTTCACATCGGGAATGGGGATGGCTGTATACTATGCAACCTGCTTTTATGGCAGTCATTTGTGTCCTGGGTGTTGTCGGAAACGCATTTGTCTTGTGTGTCTTCTGCCTGCGCAAGAAATGCTGCACGGTAGCAGAGATCTATCTGGGCAACCTTGCAGCAACAGACTTGGTGATGGTGTCCTGTTTACCCTTCTGGGCTGTGACTGTTGCCAACAAGTTCAACTGGGAGTTTGGAGAACTTCTCTGTCGTCTTGTAAATGTAGCAATCAGTTTAAATCTGTACTGCAGCCTCATGTTTCTGGTGTTGGTAAGCATTGACCGCTATCTGGCCCTAGTGAAAACGATGTCCACAGGGAGAATAAGGCATGTAACCTGGGCCAAAGTGATCTGTCTCTGTATCTGGGCATTTGGTTTTCTTATGAGCATGCCAGTCCTGCTGTTTCGGACTGTAAAATACTTCCCAGAGTTAAACATTACAGCATGCTACCTTGCATATCCTCACGATGCCTGGCGAGTCAGATACATGGTTACCAATATGATTGGATTCCTTATTCCCGTTGTGGTTATCGCCTTTTGCAGTTATCATATGATCAAAGCCCTGAACAATAATGTCATGAAAAAATTCAGCTCAgtcagaaaagaaaagaaggCAGCCCACTTGATCCTTGCTGTGCTTCTGGTGTTCTTCTTCTGCTGGCTACCATTCCAAAGTGTAATGTTTCTTGatgcactttattttttcaaaattatttcagGATGCCTTTGGGAGGAAGTACTTGATGTTGGCATCCAGATCTCTACATATATAGCATACAGTAACAGCTGTCTAAACCCTATCTTGTATGTTTTCGTGGGGAAACATTTCAGAAAGAATGCAAAAGACATGTTTAAGCAAATATTAAGAAAGGGGACAAATGCTAAAGGTTCACAATCTAGCCAAGCAGTTTCTTCTATGAAAACCCATGTGTCTAATGTGTAG